One genomic window of Papilio machaon chromosome 17, ilPapMach1.1, whole genome shotgun sequence includes the following:
- the LOC106708628 gene encoding protein serrate: MRRALVSRPALLVALALACMLRCAAGAGVFELQILEFSNYRLQLASGGCCGGATPGAAGCARACRTRFALCLKEYQSAAAPGACSFGRAASPVLGTDSFTLADPLYTLALPFSFRWTRSFTLILQAYDDFNYTDPEETGLIEEAWWSGIVEPGEEWHALRHAGAAAAVAYRVRVTCQANYYNTTCTTFCRPRDDKFGHYSCSSEGDKRCLPGWQGDNCEKPVCKEGCHPTHGRCDRPGDCDCRPGWRGELCSQCQPYPGCKHGYCNGSSWDCTCDTNWGGILCDQDLNYCGTHEPCQHGGTCENTAPDQYLCTCAEGFSGVDCERVDNPCAPQPCAHGSCALSSTPPGFVCSCEPGWTGTLCDADVDDCASSPCRNGGLCRDRLNAFSCECTTGWTGPTCTDDVDECAETGENNTAEGNLGPCVNAAACNNTAGGYACACLAGWTGRDCEVNVDDCTGQCLNGATCIDLVDDFHCACAAGYAGRTCARDVDDCASRPCRNGGECVDLLDAYRCICPVGFSGTDCEDDRDHCAGSPCANGAPCYTAQSDYYCHCAPGWTGKNCTQRAARDQVDECSINPCRNNATCIAKTNGFACVCREGWTGETCSVRLEERDPCEGLCANGGTCIREPGVWRCACPAGWIGPSCETPIAPLAPPTVPSPLAPLAPPPTTSCACAHGGSCIQAAVPSGWACVCREGWTGTRCERAVDGCASTPCRNGGRCVGGAGWWTCECPAGWTGTECAEAACEPACPAPATCASDAERGARCVCPPPPARLARHCLEMIAGLGIEGTDVDTAPAVCGADNGTWWWGCNACRCAAGAPACTRLWCGLPDCLAPGAQPCRTDEVCVPAAPALCLRPPCAPLGECRRVAGRRVEPPALPAPATCWPGARGAPPAGCARAELRLARERLARGAHVERACAALRRALAAALAARSPPAPPLALLCDLAPDDDDALDLALWAGEEEGAEGDMSSGEADAGALAAAVRALSELVSRRRLAQHALLGAALRLRVVHASSPPPVAEASSSSAALIALAAVVSLLLIAAGAALALFIYRRRAAAVAAAAERLRRRDEEKSNNLQNEENLRRYANPLRDDRPAEELPRAHSLYKAQNADARNNTPPRDKELTKRALPPPEPPPARHPPPERLTVLV; the protein is encoded by the exons TGCGCGGCGGGGGCGGGCGTGTTTGAGCTGCAGATCCTCGAGTTCTCCAACTACCGTCTGCAGCTAGCGTCAGGCGGGTGCTGCGGGGGCGCTACGCCCGGGGCGGCGGGCTGTGCACGCGCCTGTCGTACGCGCTTTGCTCTTTGCCTCAAAGAGTACCAGTCCGCCGCAGCCCCGGGCGCTTGCTCATTCGGTAGAGCAGCATCACCTGTACTGGGAACGGATTCGTTTACTCTAGCTGATCCACTTTATACTTTGGCGTTACCTTTTTCTTTTAGATGGACG AGATCGTTTACGTTGATTCTACAAGCTTATGATGACTTTAACTACACAGATCCAG aagaAACAGGACTGATAGAGGAAGCATGGTGGTCGGGTATAGTGGAGCCAGGAGAAGAATGGCATGCGCTACGCCATGCCGGGGCCGCCGCGGCGGTGGCTTACCGTGTCCGAGTGACTTGCCAAGCCAACTACTACAATACAACTTGTACGACCTTCTGTAGACCAAGGGATGACAAGTTTGGACACTACTCCTGCTCGTCAGAAGGTGATAAGAGATGTCTACCAGGATGGCAAGGAGACAATTGTGAAAAAC CCGTATGCAAAGAGGGGTGTCATCCGACGCACGGACGCTGCGATCGTCCAGGTGATTGCga TTGTCGTCCGGGCTGGCGAGGGGAGCTGTGTTCACAGTGTCAGCCGTACCCGGGTTGCAAGCACGGCTACTGCAACGGTTCTTCCTGGGACTGCACATGCGACACCAACTGGGGAGGCATCCTTTGCGACCAAG ATCTCAACTACTGCGGTACCCATGAGCCTTGCCAACATGGTGGTACTTGTGAGAACACAGCACCCGATCAGTACCTCTGTACCTGTGCTGAGGGCTTCTCTGGAGTCGACTGTGAAAGGGTGGACAACCCTTGTGCCCCACAGCCCTGCGCACATGGTTCCTGTGCACTATCATCTACCCCTCCTGGGTTTGTCTGTAGCTGCGAGCCGGGATGGACTGGAACATTATGTGACGCGGACGTAGACGACTGTGCGAGCTCTCCTTGCAGAAACGGTGGACTGTGTCGTGACAGGCTTAACGCTTTTTCATGCGAATGTACCACTGGCTGGACTGGACCTACTTGTACTGATG ATGTCGATGAATGCGCGGAAACTGGTGAAAACAACACTGCCGAAGGCAACCTCGGTCCTTGTGTAAACGCGGCAGCATGTAACAATACTGCTGGAGGTTACGCGTGTGCTTGCCTCGCGGGATGGACAGGGAGGGACTGCGAGGTCAACGTGGACGACTGCACGGGGCAATGCCTCAATGGGGCAACATGCATCGACTTAGTTGATGACTTCCACTGCGCATGCGCTGCGGGCTACGCGGGACGGACTTGCGCGAGAGATGTGGACGATTGTGCCTCCCGTCCTTGTAGGAATGGAGGCGAATGCGTTGATCTCCTTGATGCCTATCGATGTATCTGTCCCGTTGGATTCTCTGGAACGGACTGTGAG GATGATAGAGACCACTGCGCGGGTTCGCCGTGCGCTAATGGGGCACCGTGCTACACCGCGCAGAGCGACTACTACTGCCACTGCGCGCCCGGCTGGACCGGCAAGAATTGCACGCAGCGCGCCGCCAGGGACC AAGTAGACGAGTGCAGCATAAATCCTTGCCGAAACAACGCCACGTGTATCGCCAAGACCAATGGTTTCGCTTGTGTATGCCGTGAAGGTTGGACAG GTGAAACTTGTTCTGTGCGCTTGGAGGAACGAGACCCCTGCGAGGGACTTTGCGCTAACGGAGGCACTTGCATCAGAGAGCCTGGTGTTTGGCGGTGCGCCTGTCCCGCTGGGTGGATCGGTCCTTCGTGTGAAACACCCATAGCTCCACTAGCTCCGCCTACAGTTCCCTCCCCACTCGCACCGCTAGCTCCTCCACCGACGACCAGTTGCGCTTGCGCACACGGAGGATCATGTATTCAAGCTGCTGTGCCTTCTGGTTGGGCGTGTGTGTGCCGTGAAGGCTGGACTGGGACTAGATGCGAGCGGGCGGTCGACGGTTGCGCTTCAACTCCGTGTCGTAACGGTGGGCGTTGTGTGGGGGGCGCGGGGTGGTGGACTTGCGAATGTCCCGCGGGGTGGACAGGCACGGAGTGCGCGGAGGCGGCCTGCGAGCCCGCCTGCCCCGCGCCTGCGACCTGTGCTTCTGACGCTGAGCGGGGCGCGAGGTGCGTCTGTCCGCCGCCACCAGCTCGACTGGCTCGACACTGCTTGGAAA TGATTGCTGGGCTCGGTATAGAGGGTACGGACGTGGACACAGCTCCGGCGGTGTGCGGAGCGGACAACGGCACGTGGTGGTGGGGCTGCAACGCGTGTCGCTGTGCCGCTGGAGCGCCGGCCTGCACGCGCCTCTGGTGTGGTCTGCCCGACTGCCTCGCGCCCGGCGCGCAGCCCTGCCGCACTGATGAG GTTTGTGTGCCAGCGGCACCCGCTCTCTGCCTACGCCCTCCGTGCGCACCACTTGGTGAATGCAGACGCGTAGCTGGTAGACGAGTGGAGCCACCTGCACTACCCGCACCCGCGACGTGCTGGCCCGGCGCCAGGGGAGCCCCGCCAGCAGGCTGCGCGCGGGCTGAGCTTCGCCTAGCACGAGAACGGCTGGCACGTGGCGCGCACGTTGAACGCGCCTGCGCAGCTCTGCGGCGTGCGTTAGCCGCAGCATTAGCTGCTAGGTCCCCGCCTGCGCCCCCTCTCGCTCTACTCTGCGATCTCGCgcctgatgatgatgatgccTTGGATCTTGCCTTG TGGGCGGGTGAAGAAGAAGGAGCTGAAGGTGACATGAGTTCCGGCGAGGCAGACGCAGGGGCTCTAGCGGCGGCCGTGAGAGCTCTGAGTGAGCTGGTATCCAGGAGACGTTTGGCGCAGCATGCATTGCTCGGCGCTGCGCTACGACTGCGCGTCGTGCACGCGTCTTCGCCGCCGCCCGTAGCCGAAGCCAGCTCTTCATCCGCTGCTCTCATCGCTCTAGCAGCTGTAGTATCACTCCTACTAATCGCAGCTGGTGCAGCCTTAGCTCTGTTCATTTATAGAAGACGAGCCGCAGCGGTAGCCGCCGCGGCGGAGCGCCTGAGACGACGCGATGAAGAGAAGTCTAATAATTTACAGAATGAAGAGAATCTCCGTCGATACGCAAATCCCTTGCGTGATGATAGACCGGCGGAGGAATTGCCTCGCGCGCATTCACTGTACAAGGCTCAGAATGCAGATGCGCGTAATAACACTCCGCCCCGGGACAAGGAGCTGACGAAACGCGCGCTCCCTCCACCCGAGCCTCCCCCCGCGCGACACCCGCCGCCCGAGCGGCTCACCGTGCTCGTGTAG
- the LOC106708811 gene encoding uncharacterized protein LOC106708811 — translation MELSNIVYAFAIITTVSSSSNRGARSPSLVGGYEYYLNAMQELVFELEKYGWWNLKMLDVTQTLNEQMYNWHVSGTVNYTNGFVISIEEIDLSDISTVMTSRTVNNTLEWHGSVRGHVNLRDVRVGFDVIVNLDGQPEQRYTGVFTHSLIRIRCTMNKNMNDKKKTVSAETANLNAGRGVRMIYLPANHVTQVLSRRYLPHDNWDSVSSWCRDVIQPTLQKVAEKIQYPSVCFAC, via the exons ATGGAACTGTCGAATATTGTGTACGCGTTTGCAATAATTACCACAGTCAGTAGTTCAAGTAACAGAGGAG CCCGTTCACCCAGTTTGGTTGGTGGATATGAATATTACCTTAATGCAATGCAGGAATTGGTTTTTGAATTGGAGAAATATGGTTGGTGGaacttaaaaatgttagaCGTTACTCAAACACTAAA CGAACAAATGTACAACTGGCACGTGTCCGGTACAGTCAATTACACAAATGGTTTCGTCATCTCCATAGAAGAGATTGACTTATCTGATATTTCCACTGTGATGACTAGTAGAACAGTTAACAACACACTAGAATGGCACGGGAGTGTCAGAGGACATGTCAATCTGAGAGATGTGCGTGTTGGCTTTGACGTCATAGTCAATTTAGACGGACAGCCTGAACAGAGATATACCGGTGTCTTCACACATTCTTTAATAAGGATCCGTTGTACG ATGAATAAGAACATGaacgataaaaaaaagacGGTGTCCGCGGAGACAGCTAACTTGAATGCAGGCAGGGGCGTCCGTATGATTTACCTACCAGCAAACCATGTCACACAAGTTCTATCTAGACGG taTCTACCCCATGACAACTGGGATAGTGTAAGCAGTTGGTGCAGAGACGTTATCCAGCCAACACTGCAGAAGGTTGCTGAAAAAATACAGTATCCAAGTGTCTGTTTTGCCTGCTAA
- the LOC106708629 gene encoding uncharacterized protein LOC106708629, with product MIRVLFIIVFCFTLVYSQTVNNVRLIEPIPYMINVISETVQRLEDAEWCSLKIPDVTVDLNEVIFGESVKGTVAYRNGFVAAIQHVNILEHSLGQVWRFDRFQNTTTVEVTGTLRFADVTVGFDVETRIEGTIKLYTAELLVPLVPFDMRVIRDMFTENVNVTVVPLAITRNRVKMDFMPVDDLTDVLSNLFNFTSISEAANVWASDFLRPFALNAVENVVDYPEICYDCPVV from the exons ATGATTCgtgttctatttattattgtgttttgttttacacTAGTCTACAGTCAAACAG tgAACAACGTTCGTCTAATCGAGCCCATACCGTACATGATCAATGTGATCTCAGAGACTGTGCAACGGCTAGAAGATGCTGAGTGGTGCAGCTTGAAAATACCCGATGTCACTGTTGATTTGAA CGAAGTAATATTTGGTGAGTCTGTGAAGGGTACAGTCGCGTACAGAAACGGTTTTGTAGCGGCGATACAACACGTTAACATCCTGGAACATAGTCTCGGTCAAGTATGGAGGTTCGATAGATTTCAAAATACTACTACAGTTGAGGTCACCGGTACTTTAAGGTTTGCTGACGTCACTGTAGGCTTCGATGTGGAAACGAGGATAGAAGGAACTATCAAATTGTACACTGCGGAACTACTTGTGCCGTTAGTACCATTCGATATGCGG GTTATAAGGGACATGTTCACTGAAAATGTTAACGTGACCGTTGTACCTCTCGCCATTACCAGAAATAGAGTCAAAATGGACTTTATGCCGGTAGATGACCTCACTGATGTCTTATCTAATTTG TTCAATTTCACCTCTATATCTGAAGCTGCGAACGTATGGGCTTCTGACTTCTTGAGACCGTTCGCCCTCAACGCCGTCGAAAACGTAGTCGATTATCCTGAGATTTGTTATGACTGTCCagttgtgtaa